The following are from one region of the Sphingobium sp. MI1205 genome:
- the ppc gene encoding phosphoenolpyruvate carboxylase: MATPVSSTPPVTQNPDIRYLGRLLGDVIRAYGGDRLYRQTEYIRSASVDRARGIHGVDVVDTGLEALSLDDTLSFVRGFMLFSMLANLAEDRQGVAADPDADVESAIERLASHGIDRDAVLALLNNALIVPVLTAHPTEVRRKSMIDHKNRIADLMLLKDAGRSETDEGEDLDEAIARQIALLWQTRPLRRQKLFVQDEIDNVLTYFRDVFLPVLPALYARWERVLGVRPPSFLRVGNWIGGDRDGNPFVQAPQLRSALARGCEAAVGYYLDALHALGAELSLSTELAHVPDGVLALAEASGDTSPSRQDEPYRRAISGIYARLAATYRTMVGHEPPRPSRLTGEPYAQPGDLRRDLVTVAQGLAGEGDGALATGGALGRLIRAVETFGFHLATLDMRQNSDVHERVVTELLKVAGVQDDYAALDEYARIALLRRELASNRPLGTRFSEYSEETASELAIVQAAADAHRIYGPACISHYIISKAESVSDLLEVNLLLKEAGLWRTGKDNAPAQAAIMAVPLFETIADLEAAPSIMAAYFGLPEIAGVVRERGHQEVMIGYSDSNKDGGYMTSTWSLYQASKALAPVFERAGTAMQLFHGRGGAVGRGGGSSFAAIQAQPKGTVQGRIRITEQGEVIAAKFGTRDVAMTNLEAMTSATLLASLEPQGISDRDAARFTAAMDELSKSAFSAYRDLVYGTEGFKEFFRQLTPIQEISGLKIGSRPASRTKSTRIEDLRAIPWVFSWSQARVMLPGWYGMGQAFEAFGDKALLADMAQCWSFLQSALANLEMVLAKSDLGIAAHYLPLVEDQAVGGAIFDRIRQGWELTHDGLLAATGQSRLLEKNPKLDESIRLRLPYIEPLNLLQVELMKRHRGGEDDPRVKEGIELSINAIATALRNSG; encoded by the coding sequence ATGGCGACTCCTGTATCCTCTACTCCGCCCGTCACGCAAAATCCTGACATCCGTTATCTCGGACGCCTGTTGGGCGATGTGATCCGGGCCTATGGCGGGGACAGGCTGTACCGGCAGACGGAATATATCCGGTCGGCATCGGTCGATCGGGCGCGCGGCATCCACGGGGTGGATGTGGTCGATACCGGGCTGGAGGCGTTGAGCCTGGACGATACGCTATCCTTCGTACGCGGCTTCATGCTGTTTTCGATGCTGGCCAATCTGGCCGAGGATCGGCAGGGCGTGGCGGCAGATCCTGACGCCGATGTCGAATCCGCCATAGAGCGGCTGGCGTCGCACGGGATCGATCGGGATGCGGTGCTCGCGCTGCTCAACAATGCGCTGATCGTGCCAGTGCTGACCGCCCACCCGACCGAGGTGCGGCGCAAGAGCATGATCGACCACAAGAATCGCATCGCCGACCTGATGCTGTTGAAGGATGCGGGGCGCAGCGAGACCGATGAGGGCGAGGATCTGGACGAGGCGATTGCCCGGCAGATCGCGCTGCTGTGGCAAACCCGGCCTTTGCGGCGGCAAAAGCTGTTCGTGCAGGACGAGATCGACAATGTCCTGACCTATTTCCGGGACGTTTTCCTGCCGGTCCTGCCTGCGCTCTACGCCCGGTGGGAGCGCGTGTTGGGCGTGCGGCCGCCCAGTTTCCTGCGCGTGGGCAACTGGATCGGTGGGGACCGGGACGGCAATCCCTTTGTCCAGGCCCCGCAATTGCGGTCTGCATTGGCGCGCGGATGCGAGGCGGCGGTCGGCTATTATCTCGACGCGCTGCACGCATTGGGTGCGGAATTGTCGCTTTCGACCGAACTGGCGCATGTGCCGGACGGCGTTCTGGCGTTGGCTGAGGCGAGCGGCGACACATCGCCCAGCCGACAGGATGAACCCTATCGCCGCGCGATTTCCGGCATCTATGCCCGGCTGGCGGCGACATATCGCACGATGGTCGGGCATGAACCGCCACGGCCTTCCCGGTTGACGGGCGAACCCTATGCGCAGCCGGGCGACCTGCGGCGGGATCTGGTCACCGTGGCGCAGGGGCTGGCGGGCGAGGGGGACGGCGCGCTGGCGACCGGCGGGGCGCTGGGGCGCTTGATCCGGGCGGTGGAGACGTTCGGCTTTCATCTCGCGACGCTGGACATGCGGCAGAATAGCGATGTGCATGAGCGGGTCGTTACCGAACTGCTGAAGGTCGCAGGAGTGCAGGACGATTATGCGGCGTTGGACGAATATGCGCGCATCGCCCTGCTGCGGCGGGAACTGGCGAGCAATCGTCCGCTGGGTACGCGCTTTTCGGAATATTCGGAGGAGACGGCGTCGGAGCTGGCGATCGTGCAGGCGGCGGCGGACGCGCACCGCATCTACGGCCCGGCGTGCATCAGCCACTATATCATTTCAAAGGCGGAAAGCGTTTCGGACCTGCTGGAGGTCAACCTGCTGCTGAAGGAAGCGGGCCTGTGGCGCACGGGCAAGGACAATGCGCCCGCGCAGGCGGCGATCATGGCCGTGCCGCTGTTCGAGACCATCGCCGACCTTGAGGCCGCGCCCAGCATCATGGCCGCCTATTTCGGACTGCCGGAAATAGCCGGTGTCGTCCGGGAACGCGGTCATCAGGAAGTGATGATCGGCTATTCCGATAGCAACAAGGATGGCGGCTACATGACATCGACCTGGTCGCTATACCAGGCGAGCAAGGCGCTGGCGCCGGTGTTCGAAAGGGCGGGGACGGCGATGCAGCTGTTCCATGGCCGTGGCGGTGCGGTCGGGCGCGGCGGCGGGTCATCCTTTGCCGCGATCCAGGCGCAGCCCAAGGGCACGGTGCAGGGACGCATCCGCATCACCGAACAGGGCGAGGTGATCGCCGCCAAGTTCGGCACGCGCGATGTGGCGATGACCAATCTGGAGGCGATGACGAGCGCCACGCTGCTCGCCAGCCTGGAGCCACAGGGTATTTCGGACCGGGATGCGGCGCGCTTCACCGCGGCGATGGACGAGTTGTCGAAAAGCGCCTTTTCCGCCTATCGCGACCTTGTCTACGGCACGGAAGGGTTCAAGGAATTTTTCCGCCAGCTGACGCCGATACAGGAGATTTCAGGCCTGAAGATCGGGTCGCGGCCCGCAAGCCGGACCAAGAGCACGCGGATCGAGGATTTGCGCGCGATTCCCTGGGTGTTCAGCTGGTCGCAGGCGCGCGTGATGTTGCCGGGCTGGTACGGCATGGGACAGGCGTTCGAGGCGTTCGGTGACAAGGCGCTGCTGGCCGACATGGCGCAATGCTGGTCCTTCCTTCAGTCGGCGCTGGCCAATCTGGAGATGGTGTTGGCGAAGTCGGACCTGGGGATTGCCGCCCATTATCTGCCGCTGGTCGAGGATCAGGCGGTCGGTGGGGCGATATTCGACCGGATCCGGCAAGGTTGGGAACTGACCCATGACGGGCTGCTGGCGGCGACCGGGCAATCGCGGCTGCTGGAAAAGAATCCCAAGCTGGACGAATCGATCCGGCTGCGCCTGCCTTATATCGAGCCGCTGAACCTGCTGCAGGTAGAATTGATGAAGCGGCATCGCGGCGGCGAGGATGACCCGCGCGTCAAGGAAGGGATCGAGCTGTCCATCAACGCGATCGCGACGGCATTGCGTAATAGCGGATAG
- a CDS encoding peptidylprolyl isomerase, with protein MADETLTLTLDSGGDVVIKLRPDLAPGHVERIAELAKDGFYDGVVFHRVIPGFMAQGGDPTGTGMGGSKLPDLKAEFSREPHVRGVCSMARSSNPNSANSQFFICFDDATFLDGQYTVWGEVTSGMEHVDALPKGEPPRTPGKIVKASIS; from the coding sequence ATGGCCGACGAAACGCTCACCCTCACCCTCGACAGCGGCGGCGATGTCGTCATCAAGCTGCGTCCCGATCTGGCGCCCGGCCATGTCGAACGCATCGCTGAACTGGCGAAAGACGGCTTTTACGATGGCGTCGTCTTCCACCGCGTCATCCCCGGTTTCATGGCGCAGGGCGGCGATCCGACCGGCACGGGCATGGGCGGGTCGAAGCTGCCTGACCTGAAGGCTGAATTCAGCCGCGAACCGCATGTCCGTGGCGTCTGTTCGATGGCCCGCTCGTCGAACCCGAACAGCGCGAACAGCCAGTTCTTCATCTGCTTCGACGACGCAACCTTCCTTGACGGTCAGTATACCGTATGGGGCGAAGTCACCTCCGGCATGGAACATGTCGATGCCCTGCCCAAGGGTGAGCCGCCGCGTACGCCGGGCAAGATCGTTAAGGCCAGCATTTCCTAA
- the mgtE gene encoding magnesium transporter encodes MSERADMAEPRPDELPIDGKAADQAESRHDEDDRLRPDFVSAVLDAVEDGDRDLARDLVSPLHPADIADLLELTPSDRRGQVAAALGDLVGAEVLSELNDYVRDDLLDALEPQQVAEFAAELDTDDAVAMIEDMEAADQQAVLDALDPEDRAAIESALSYPEESAGRLMQRDLVAVPEHMTVGQVIDYLRDNRDLTTDFWEIFVVDEAHKPIGTCQLSWILTCPRSVAMADVMKREQTLIPVDMDQEEVALRFQKYALISAAVVDGSGRLVGMITVDDIVHIIAEEAGEDILRLSGAGEGDINQPILEAVRTRLSWLVVNLGTAVLAASVVGFFQETISKYVVLAVLMPIVSGMGGNAGTQTMAVAVRALATNQLTSSNTLRQIVREFRIASANGTALGILVGIAVGLIYGNPDLGLVIAMAMLINNLVAGLAGILVPVTLDRFNIDPAVSSAVFVTTLTDVMGFFSFLGLATVWGL; translated from the coding sequence ATGAGCGAACGAGCCGACATGGCCGAACCCCGGCCGGACGAACTGCCTATTGATGGCAAGGCCGCCGATCAGGCGGAATCACGCCATGACGAGGACGACCGGCTAAGGCCGGATTTCGTGTCCGCCGTGCTGGACGCGGTGGAGGATGGCGACCGCGACCTGGCGCGGGATCTGGTGTCGCCGCTGCATCCGGCGGACATTGCCGACCTTCTGGAACTGACGCCATCGGACCGCCGTGGTCAGGTCGCGGCGGCGTTGGGCGACCTCGTCGGCGCGGAAGTGCTGTCCGAGCTGAACGACTATGTCCGCGACGACCTGCTCGACGCGCTGGAGCCGCAACAGGTGGCGGAGTTCGCCGCCGAACTGGATACCGACGACGCCGTCGCGATGATCGAGGACATGGAGGCGGCCGACCAGCAGGCCGTCCTCGATGCGCTGGACCCGGAAGACCGCGCCGCGATTGAAAGCGCGCTGTCCTATCCCGAGGAATCCGCCGGCCGTTTGATGCAGCGCGATCTGGTTGCGGTGCCCGAACATATGACCGTCGGGCAGGTGATCGACTATCTGCGCGACAATCGCGACCTGACCACCGATTTCTGGGAAATCTTCGTGGTGGACGAAGCGCACAAGCCGATCGGCACGTGCCAGTTGAGCTGGATACTGACCTGCCCCCGCTCCGTCGCGATGGCGGACGTCATGAAGCGCGAGCAGACGCTGATCCCGGTCGACATGGACCAGGAAGAAGTGGCGCTGCGTTTCCAGAAATATGCGCTTATCTCCGCCGCCGTGGTAGATGGCAGCGGTCGGCTGGTCGGCATGATCACGGTGGACGACATCGTTCACATCATCGCCGAAGAAGCGGGCGAGGACATATTGCGCCTGTCCGGTGCGGGCGAGGGCGACATCAACCAGCCCATATTGGAAGCGGTGCGCACGCGCCTGTCCTGGCTGGTCGTCAATCTGGGCACGGCGGTCCTGGCCGCCTCGGTCGTCGGCTTCTTTCAGGAGACGATCTCCAAATATGTCGTGCTGGCGGTGCTGATGCCTATCGTGTCTGGCATGGGCGGCAATGCGGGAACGCAGACCATGGCGGTCGCGGTGCGGGCGCTGGCAACCAACCAGTTGACCAGTTCCAACACTCTCCGCCAGATAGTGCGCGAATTCCGCATCGCCAGCGCGAATGGAACGGCGCTGGGGATTTTGGTCGGGATCGCGGTCGGGCTGATCTATGGCAACCCTGATCTGGGGTTGGTGATCGCGATGGCGATGCTGATCAACAATCTGGTCGCGGGGCTGGCGGGCATATTGGTTCCCGTGACGCTGGATCGGTTCAACATCGACCCGGCCGTGTCATCCGCCGTGTTCGTGACGACATTGACCGATGTCATGGGGTTCTTTTCCTTCCTGGGGCTTGCGACCGTCTGGGGCCTGTAG
- a CDS encoding DUF1489 family protein, which yields MPLHITKIAFGSESPATLKAWLESQHPEARLTTRYLPKRVAEMAGGSLYWVHQHRLVGRSPLIGFQETGQGRFWIRLEPRLIPVRGTPKRAHQGWRYLEDKDAPPDLGSGEADDLDAMPPAMLGELTRLGLV from the coding sequence ATGCCGCTACACATCACCAAGATCGCCTTTGGCAGCGAAAGTCCCGCGACGCTGAAGGCGTGGCTGGAAAGCCAGCACCCGGAGGCGCGGCTGACCACGCGCTACCTGCCCAAGCGGGTGGCGGAGATGGCGGGCGGGTCGCTTTATTGGGTGCACCAGCACCGGCTGGTGGGGCGCAGCCCGCTGATCGGTTTTCAGGAAACGGGTCAGGGGCGGTTCTGGATCAGGCTGGAACCACGGCTGATCCCGGTGCGTGGAACGCCCAAGCGCGCGCATCAGGGGTGGCGCTATCTGGAGGATAAGGACGCGCCGCCGGACCTTGGATCGGGCGAGGCCGATGATCTGGATGCGATGCCGCCTGCAATGCTGGGCGAATTGACGCGATTGGGACTGGTTTAG
- the rpoN gene encoding RNA polymerase factor sigma-54 — protein MSLAPRLDIRQSQSLVMTPQLQQAIKLLALSNLEIEAFVASELEKNPLLEPGAPLNLAPPPDGVDAQVERPALASETGGADDLIGQGLGESDAPLDVDYGAETFIDDGPGDRVGPSVGSGGPDMLSGSGEAFDFDSVANPEQGLQEHLMDQARGALDGIDLLIATQLVGQISEAGYLEANLLETAHGLGVPLAQAERVLGVIHGFDPTGVGARSLSECLMLQAKEADRYDPCMAKLLANLDLLARGALPQLRRICGVDEEDMADMIRELRGYDPKPGLRYSTDRTPPVTPDLFVNPTADGWSIEINSATLPRLLINRSYYVELASGPQDRASKAWLADCLASANWLVKALDQRQKTIIKVATEIVRCQEEFFRKGVAHLKPLTLRMVAEAIGMHESTVSRVTSNKYLACPRGVYELKYFFTSGVAASGGEGSVSAEAVKSHIKALIASEAPDAILSDDTLVDLLRAKGMDIARRTVAKYREALGIGSSVQRRRQKALRGKAA, from the coding sequence ATGTCGCTCGCACCTCGCCTCGACATTCGGCAAAGCCAGTCGTTGGTGATGACGCCGCAGCTTCAGCAGGCGATCAAGCTGCTGGCGCTGTCCAATCTGGAGATTGAGGCGTTCGTCGCCAGCGAACTGGAAAAAAACCCGCTGCTGGAACCGGGGGCGCCGCTGAACCTGGCCCCGCCGCCCGATGGCGTCGATGCGCAGGTCGAACGTCCTGCGCTGGCTTCCGAAACCGGCGGCGCTGACGACCTGATCGGTCAGGGACTGGGCGAATCCGATGCGCCGCTGGACGTCGATTATGGCGCGGAAACCTTCATCGACGATGGCCCGGGCGACCGCGTCGGCCCGTCTGTCGGTTCGGGCGGCCCCGATATGCTGTCCGGCAGCGGCGAGGCGTTCGACTTCGACAGTGTCGCCAATCCCGAACAGGGTTTGCAGGAACATCTGATGGATCAGGCGCGCGGCGCGCTAGACGGCATCGACCTGCTCATCGCCACCCAGCTTGTCGGCCAGATCAGCGAAGCAGGCTATCTGGAGGCGAACCTCCTTGAAACCGCCCACGGCCTTGGCGTCCCGCTGGCGCAGGCGGAGCGGGTGCTGGGCGTCATCCATGGCTTTGATCCCACTGGCGTGGGCGCCCGCTCGCTGTCCGAATGCCTGATGCTTCAGGCGAAGGAGGCCGACCGCTACGATCCTTGCATGGCAAAGCTGCTCGCCAATCTCGACCTCCTCGCGCGGGGCGCGCTGCCCCAACTGCGCCGCATCTGCGGCGTGGATGAGGAGGATATGGCCGACATGATCCGCGAACTGCGCGGTTATGATCCGAAACCCGGCCTGCGCTATTCCACCGACCGTACGCCGCCGGTCACGCCCGACCTGTTCGTCAATCCCACGGCGGATGGCTGGTCGATAGAGATAAACAGCGCCACGCTGCCTCGCCTGCTCATCAATCGCAGCTATTATGTCGAGCTTGCCTCTGGCCCGCAGGACCGCGCGTCAAAGGCATGGCTGGCCGACTGCCTCGCCAGCGCCAACTGGCTGGTAAAGGCGCTCGACCAGCGGCAAAAGACCATCATCAAGGTCGCGACCGAGATCGTCCGTTGCCAGGAAGAGTTTTTCCGCAAGGGCGTCGCGCACCTGAAACCGCTGACGCTGCGCATGGTCGCCGAAGCGATCGGCATGCACGAATCCACCGTCAGCCGCGTGACGTCCAACAAATATCTCGCCTGCCCGCGCGGCGTTTACGAACTCAAATATTTCTTCACCAGCGGCGTGGCCGCATCGGGCGGCGAAGGATCGGTCTCGGCCGAGGCGGTCAAGAGTCACATAAAGGCGCTGATCGCCAGCGAAGCGCCCGACGCGATCCTGTCGGACGACACACTGGTCGATCTGCTCCGCGCCAAGGGGATGGACATCGCCCGCCGCACCGTCGCCAAATATCGCGAGGCGCTGGGCATCGGCTCCTCCGTCCAGCGGCGACGGCAAAAGGCGTTGAGGGGCAAAGCCGCCTGA